The Alicyclobacillus acidoterrestris genome contains the following window.
TCATCTCGTTCATGTATAGCGAACGAATCGCGAAGCGTGTAGGCGAAGAGTTGGAGCGTCTTAATTGGCCTGACCTCGTTTCCATCAGGGGTACACGCTTCAAAGTGATGTACCGAAACAAACCAGACAACGGTCGCGTAGCAACGTTAGCATAACTACAAACAACTGAATCCTCGGTTTTACCCTGCCGCCGCAGGTTCTGACAAAAAATCAGACCTTGCGCGGCGGCGCGGGGTCAAAAACGGAGAGATGCAATATGAAAGCTACATTCCAGCCGGAAATATTAATTAAGACCTTAAAGGACATTGTACGCGTCGCATCCAGCAAGACGACTGTGTATCGAAATGTCCTCATTACAGTTGATAAAGACGAGTATTGCGTTGACTTTACGGCTTCATCGGAAACCGTATCACTGAAACGCTCGTTGTTTGAGCGAATTGGTGATCCGACGGTTCGAATCGAGAAGTCAGGCACTATTCTCGTTCCCGCAAAGGAACTGCTTAATATCGTGAAGTTTGCAACCGACGAAGTGATCTTTGTACAGGATGGGTTACACCTCAACGTACGTTCCGGAAAACAAAGTGCAAAAATTCCGGGCCAAGATCCGAAGTTGTTTACTCCGTATCAGAACCGGGACGAAACAGCGCGTATGGAACTACCGGCTCCTGTATTACAAAATGCACTACAACGGGTTGTCTACGCGTGTTCGAATTCTGATGTACGCCCAATTTTAAAAGGAGTCAACTTAACAATTTCTAATGGAACCATGACGGCTGTTTCCACGGACGGTTTGCGATTAGCTAAAACGTCAGTCGGTGGGATTGTCATGGAAGGTGAAGACGAGCGCGAGTTAACCATCCCAAAAGAACCACTCGCTCACTTGTCCTCTATGTTGCCTTCGGATGACGACGAAACAGTTGTCCTAGAAATTGGCGAACGAGTTATGGTGGCCACGTGGTCTGATGGTGAAACGCGTCTTACTATGCGAGCACTCGACGGCACGTATCCTGATTATCAAAGGATCATACCCGCTTCGGTCCAGGTACAACTCGAAGTCAATCGAGCTGACTTGTTGCGCTCCTGCGAATTTGTCTCTTATTTTGCTGGAGACCAAGACCAAATGCGCACGATATTTGAAATCGCAAATGGCGAACTAGTGCTGTCTGCTGAGTCGAGCTTAAACGGAAAGGGTACTGATTCTGTGCCTCTCTTAAATCCCGAAGCAACCATTGAAAAAATGGCATTCAACTCTGTGTACTGGGTCGAAGCCCTTCGTGCAATGAGTTCGGAGAAAGTGGTAATTGGTATCAATGGTCCGCTTGTACCAGGGACAATCTCTGCGCCGGACACAGATTGTTTGTCACTAATCTCTCCGGTTAGATTACCTGCAGAACAACGGAGCCAAGACGAATCACAAGAACAAAAACAAACCGCGTAATCACCATGACTCAAAAAACCAAATAGGGAGGGAAGCCCCTGAATTGTATAGGGGGCTTTCCCCTATACGGTTGAATGGGCGAAAACATGGCAATGACACAAGAAAAATTAACTCTTAAAGGTCTTACTGCAACCACCAGTGACGTAGAGTCCAGAATTGGACACTTTGTATGGTATGCGATGTCAGAACGATTAGTCCCGAAACAGCAGCTGTGGGAACTCTTTAAGGCCTCTGGCTTGCCTGAGGAATATCGTATTCCGGAGATTCGTCCAGCTGATGCGTTCCGTCGTGCAACAAAAGAGTTAGAAGGACGGGTACGAGACTACGAAGGTGCTCGATTCCTCATTCGAGACGTAAAAACGGGTAACCGTAAAGAGGTCGTTCGACATTTGGTCATTGAGACGCCAACATCGGCTGAAACGAAACTCGACTACGACCCTCGAGCCGCGGTATTCGTGTTCAACCACGAGTACAAGACAACAGACGTAAAAGTCTTCAATGTAGACGACCCCAACGTGGTCAAAGCGGCCGAGGAGTTTCAGAATCTATATGGACTTTATTTAAACCACTTTGATGCCGATGCACGGCGTCGGATGGTGCGTTCTGTACTGAAAGACTTGTCTGCTACACCGCTCAAAGAGTCTGGTGGCGTCTACCTGGTGCCGCGCGACAATGAAGAGCTGTTGTTTCAACTCGTTCGATTCTTGTCGTCACTGCCACACACCTATGCGTATAAGCTTCCGGTGATGAACACCGAAGAATCGCGTGACATGGTGAGAGATGTCGTGACGCACAAAGCACAGACGTTTCTTACCGAGATGCGCGCTGCACTCAAAGGTCAGGTAGACGACAAAGAAGTACAAGCCCTCATGGCACGTGCACATTCAATACGAAACGAAATCGTAACCTACCAGAACATCTTGAAGGAGAGCATAGGCACGCTTGAAACGGATGTAGACATCCTACAAGCGCAAATGCGTGCCCTTCTCGAACAAGTCTAAGTTCTCTATACCCTGGCCGTGCAGGGCTAAACCATTTAGCCCCCTAGCACGGCTTGGGGGCATGAGGAGAGATTTAAAAATGAACCAACAACATATTATAGATAAAGTAAACGCGATTCGTACCCATTTGACGACGTCTTTCTTTGAACGTGAAGACGTGATCGACGGATTGCTGACTGCACTCGTTGCACGTCAACACATCTTGTTGATTGGTCTCCCTGGCTCTGCGAAGAGTGCGATTACGGACGAGCTCTCTCAACTGATTGACGGGTACAAGTACTTTGAATGGCTCATGACGAAATTCACGACTCCAGAAGAGCTGTTCGGGCCATACGACCTACAAAAGTTGAAAGTTGGCGTCTATGAACGAATTACCACAGGGAAACTCCCTGAAGCCCATTTTGGCTACTTAGACGAGGTATTTAAGGCAAGTTCCGCGATTCTCAATGCTCTACTCAAAATCGCGAATGAACGAGTCTTCTACAACGGGACAAATGCCGTAAGAGTACCGCTTGGTACACTTGTTGGTACAAGCAACGAATTCCCCGAAGAAGAGGAGTTACAGGCTGTCTATGATCGCTTCGTGTTTCGGTTTCAGCCAGGATACATTCGCGAAGAACATAACTTCATTGCTATGCTGACCTCGCCACGTCCGGCTCGTCCGAATCTGTTGACGTTGCACGAATTACAACAGCTTCAACAGGCGGCGAAACTGATTAAGATTGACCGAAGCGTCGCAGAAGCGTTGCTCAACCTCAAGAACGACCTGATTCAGGAAGGCATTACGCTGTCGGATCGACGCTGGCGACAAATTGCTACGGATGTATTGCCGGCACGTGCGGTTCTCGCAGGAAGGGACCACATCATCATCGAGGAAGACGCTGAAATTCTTCAGCACACTCTTTGGGACGATCCTTCTCAAGTGGCGAAAGTGGCGTCCATCGTTCGTAAACGCCTCGATCCAGTCGCTGGACAAATCGCAGAACTGATCGAAGATGCACGCGACATCGCAAACAATGCGATGAAGGCGAATGAAGACCAGGCCGTTCAAGTCGGCACCGAAGCGGTGAAGAAACTCAAACACATAAAGCAAGAGATACAGGCGTTTAAGACTGCTGGAGGCTCTCCATCTAAAATTGCGCGGATTGAAGAAGCTGAGTTGAAGGTGGATGCATTGCTGAAAGGGGTTATGTCCAAGTGTCTCGGGATTTAAGATTTGGGTCGATTGAAACGGATCGTTTCGACCGTCGCACATTTCAACGAGTATATGAAGAGTCAACAAAACTGCAAGAGGCCGTCAATAACCAACAGATTGATGGCGTTATTCCTGATGTGTGGGCGTCGCTCTACAAGAGCGCGCCTTCCTTCGCTTCCGATGCGTCTGTCGTAAACAAACGTGTCATGGAAACGTTGATGGCACAAAGCGCATGGAAGGATCTCCGTGGGATGACACAATTCGACGAATATGGTTCGGCGATTGGCTCTCTTGATTTACAAAAGAAGCTCGATGGAATTATCCCGGACGATGTGAAGAATGCGGCGCAAGCAGTTCATAAAATGCAACAACAGTTACAACAACTTCTTGACCAAGCAGAAGCGTATTCAGACGCAGCCGGTGGAGACCTAACGAGTCCCGCACAACACAAGGCCGACGAACTACATGCGCTAGCGAACGAACTTCGTCAGGCTTTGAATGGGGCAGAAGCTATTTTCAACGAAGCGTACGATACACATGGTTCGTCCATCGCGAGAGAGATGCGTCAAGCACTCGACGAAACCGTTGATTTGGCTACACAGGACGCTGACGCAATGCATGCCTTCGGTATAGAACCCGGCAACGGGAACCCAGTGAACGGCGCTGAACGTCTACTGCTCGCTGATATGCTGCGCAGCGATCCGAAAATACGTGAAATCGCGAAGCTCGCCGGACGAATGCAGATGATCGCGTTAAAAAAACGTCGCAATCGTACACAGCACCCACCGACGGAAGTAGTCAATATTACCCTCGGGGATGACTTATCTCGGCTTGTACCATCTGAACTCGCTCTGTTAGCAGACCCGGATACAGAAGAAGAGTTTCTTCTCCGTTTCGCGGAAAAACGCTTATTACAGTACGAGCTGAAAGGATACGAACGAGAGGGACAAGGTCCCATTGTAGTATGTATAGACGAATCTGGTTCGACGGAAGGTGTAGTCGAAAAGTGGTTAAAGGGCATTGCACTTTCGCTTTTTGCTATTGCATCCAGAGAAAAACGAGCATTTGCAGTCATTCACTTTGCAAGCAGAGGTGAATGTTACGTCCAGAAATGGGCAAACCCTCGCATTGCACCGGCTACTGAGATTATTGAAATGGCTTGTCACTTCTTCGACGGTGGGACTTCCTTTGAGGAACCCCTTCGAGAAGCTGTAAAAGTCATGGATGACTCGGCATTTCAAAAAGGCGACATCGTTTTTCTTACCGATGGCGCAGCCTCGGTCTCCGATGAATTCTTGAACGGGGAGTTTCGACGGGTGAAGTCTGAGAAGAACTTCAACGTAATTTCAGTGGTGATCGGACATTCCGATACCGCCGTTCGACCCTTTACGGACCAGTTAGCCAAGCCACAGGTCGGGGACGACGATACGTTGTCGTTTGTCATTGAATCATTGAACTAAAAAAGTGTCGGTGATGATTTTGCACATACTGTGCAACGGAGCCGATACAGATTGATAAGGAGGTCGTATAAAAAATGTCAAAAAACATCTTAAAAACCCTCGAAAAATGGGCTTTTTCTGTAGCACTAGGATTGACAACACTTGCTGCTTTGCTTGGCTTTGTAGTTGTCATTTTGCCTGCATTCGAAAAAGCCGTTTGTGTACTGATGGTAAGCTTTTTGACTGTCCTGTATAGCACACAGTTA
Protein-coding sequences here:
- the dnaN gene encoding DNA polymerase III subunit beta gives rise to the protein MKATFQPEILIKTLKDIVRVASSKTTVYRNVLITVDKDEYCVDFTASSETVSLKRSLFERIGDPTVRIEKSGTILVPAKELLNIVKFATDEVIFVQDGLHLNVRSGKQSAKIPGQDPKLFTPYQNRDETARMELPAPVLQNALQRVVYACSNSDVRPILKGVNLTISNGTMTAVSTDGLRLAKTSVGGIVMEGEDERELTIPKEPLAHLSSMLPSDDDETVVLEIGERVMVATWSDGETRLTMRALDGTYPDYQRIIPASVQVQLEVNRADLLRSCEFVSYFAGDQDQMRTIFEIANGELVLSAESSLNGKGTDSVPLLNPEATIEKMAFNSVYWVEALRAMSSEKVVIGINGPLVPGTISAPDTDCLSLISPVRLPAEQRSQDESQEQKQTA
- a CDS encoding DUF6744 family protein, with translation MTQEKLTLKGLTATTSDVESRIGHFVWYAMSERLVPKQQLWELFKASGLPEEYRIPEIRPADAFRRATKELEGRVRDYEGARFLIRDVKTGNRKEVVRHLVIETPTSAETKLDYDPRAAVFVFNHEYKTTDVKVFNVDDPNVVKAAEEFQNLYGLYLNHFDADARRRMVRSVLKDLSATPLKESGGVYLVPRDNEELLFQLVRFLSSLPHTYAYKLPVMNTEESRDMVRDVVTHKAQTFLTEMRAALKGQVDDKEVQALMARAHSIRNEIVTYQNILKESIGTLETDVDILQAQMRALLEQV
- a CDS encoding AAA family ATPase: MNQQHIIDKVNAIRTHLTTSFFEREDVIDGLLTALVARQHILLIGLPGSAKSAITDELSQLIDGYKYFEWLMTKFTTPEELFGPYDLQKLKVGVYERITTGKLPEAHFGYLDEVFKASSAILNALLKIANERVFYNGTNAVRVPLGTLVGTSNEFPEEEELQAVYDRFVFRFQPGYIREEHNFIAMLTSPRPARPNLLTLHELQQLQQAAKLIKIDRSVAEALLNLKNDLIQEGITLSDRRWRQIATDVLPARAVLAGRDHIIIEEDAEILQHTLWDDPSQVAKVASIVRKRLDPVAGQIAELIEDARDIANNAMKANEDQAVQVGTEAVKKLKHIKQEIQAFKTAGGSPSKIARIEEAELKVDALLKGVMSKCLGI
- a CDS encoding vWA domain-containing protein, coding for MSRDLRFGSIETDRFDRRTFQRVYEESTKLQEAVNNQQIDGVIPDVWASLYKSAPSFASDASVVNKRVMETLMAQSAWKDLRGMTQFDEYGSAIGSLDLQKKLDGIIPDDVKNAAQAVHKMQQQLQQLLDQAEAYSDAAGGDLTSPAQHKADELHALANELRQALNGAEAIFNEAYDTHGSSIAREMRQALDETVDLATQDADAMHAFGIEPGNGNPVNGAERLLLADMLRSDPKIREIAKLAGRMQMIALKKRRNRTQHPPTEVVNITLGDDLSRLVPSELALLADPDTEEEFLLRFAEKRLLQYELKGYEREGQGPIVVCIDESGSTEGVVEKWLKGIALSLFAIASREKRAFAVIHFASRGECYVQKWANPRIAPATEIIEMACHFFDGGTSFEEPLREAVKVMDDSAFQKGDIVFLTDGAASVSDEFLNGEFRRVKSEKNFNVISVVIGHSDTAVRPFTDQLAKPQVGDDDTLSFVIESLN